Within Deltaproteobacteria bacterium, the genomic segment TTGGAGTCGATCCGCTACAGCGACCCGGGGTACATACTTCTCGGATTTATCGTCGAGCAGCTTGCGGGGACATCCCTCGATCAGCTCATGGAGGAGCTGGTCACCGCTCCGGCGGGCCTTGCCGACACCTGCTTCCGGCCCCTCGGCAGGTATCACGAGTGCGAGACGGGAAGGTTCGTGTCATCCGGGGCCTGTCCCCACCGGTCACGGGAGGTGGTGGGTGAAGTGGAGGATATGAACTGCTACGTCCTCGGCGGCGTCTCCGGTCACGCGGGGCTCTTTTCCACCGCTTACGATCTGGAAAAGCTGGGCAGGGAAATTATCCGCGCCCGGTCAGGACAGAGTGGGGTATTCGACGCGGGGGAGGCGGCGTTCCTGCTGAGGGAGGAAAGGGACGCGCGCGGTTCCCGGCGCAGGGTGGGCTTCGACGTCCCGTCGGGGGCAGGTTCCCTTGCCGGGAGATATTTTTCCGAGGACAGCGCTGGCCACCTGGGGTTTACCGGCGTGTCGGTCTGGCTCGACCTGGCCAAGGAGACGGGAATGGTGCTGCTGGCCAACAGGGTGTATCGCAACGGGGACAGGGAGGAGTTCAACGGCCTGCGCAGGAGGGTCCACGACGCCGCGTGGGAGCTGCTTGCATCATGAGGGGGAAGGTCTACATGATAGCCGTCGGCGGTGTGGGGATGTCGGCACTTGCCCACCTCTTCAAGGAGTCCGGCTACGAGGTTTCGGGATCGGACAGGGCGGTGTATCCACCCGTAAGCGACTTTCTGGAGCGAATCGGCGTGCCCGTGCGCACCCCCTTTTCTGCCGGCAACGTCCCTCGCGATGCCGACTTCGTTATCGTCGGGAACGCGGTTTCCGCGGACAACCCCGAAGTGGTGGAGGTTGCCGGGTCGGGCATGAGGGTCTACTCCCTCCCCTCGGCGCTGTCAGAGCTCTTCATGAAAGACACCTTTCCCGTGGTGGTTGCCGGGACGCACGGCAAGACCACGACCACGGCGATGGTGGCGCACCTGCTCTGCCATGCCGGCCTCGACCCCTCCTTTTTCGTCGGCGGCATACCCCTCAACTTCGGCTTCCCGGCGCGGGCGGGGAGGGGGGAGCATTTCGTCATCGAGGGGGACGAGTACGACAGCGCCTATTTCGACAAGAAGGCGAAGTTCTACCACTACATG encodes:
- a CDS encoding serine hydrolase produces the protein MKEISRILGEGIDGGLFQAATFRAFDRDKTLLEVAAGGCAVSSIFDIASITKVFTALIFARLQARGVVRAEDRLRDLDCVEPPADKGDITLLSLLAHTSGLPGYVPFYRLFAGEGGAIEPAGRSEAYGRVVAEIMDTPLMSLPLESIRYSDPGYILLGFIVEQLAGTSLDQLMEELVTAPAGLADTCFRPLGRYHECETGRFVSSGACPHRSREVVGEVEDMNCYVLGGVSGHAGLFSTAYDLEKLGREIIRARSGQSGVFDAGEAAFLLREERDARGSRRRVGFDVPSGAGSLAGRYFSEDSAGHLGFTGVSVWLDLAKETGMVLLANRVYRNGDREEFNGLRRRVHDAAWELLAS